In Amycolatopsis endophytica, the following are encoded in one genomic region:
- a CDS encoding isocitrate lyase/PEP mutase family protein: MSDASVLSGLLRRERLLVAPGVYDGLSAAVAARAGAEAAYVSGAAVSAAEGLPDIGLTTVTEIARAIAVTRRHLDVPVIADADTGFGDETNTFRTVRTYEDAGATAVQIEDQVFPKRCGHLDDKSLIPADEFALKVEAAVAARRDALIVARTDAIAVEGFDAAISRAKSYLAAGADVLFVEAPRTLDQVEAIPAAVGAPVIFNVVPGGKSPEVTREQLERFGYAGAILPAATVGAAFGAMTEAMADIAGGSLVSGSVAGPRVLFEAVGLGEWTARRARKEQAGA; the protein is encoded by the coding sequence ATGTCTGACGCTTCCGTCCTTTCCGGACTCCTGCGCCGGGAGCGGCTGCTCGTCGCGCCCGGTGTCTACGACGGGCTGTCGGCCGCCGTCGCCGCTCGGGCCGGTGCCGAAGCGGCCTACGTGTCCGGCGCGGCCGTCTCCGCCGCCGAAGGACTGCCCGACATCGGGCTGACCACCGTCACCGAGATCGCCCGCGCGATCGCCGTGACCCGGCGCCACCTCGACGTTCCGGTGATCGCCGACGCCGACACCGGGTTCGGCGACGAGACCAACACCTTCCGTACCGTGCGCACCTACGAGGACGCCGGTGCCACCGCCGTGCAGATCGAGGACCAGGTGTTCCCGAAACGGTGCGGTCACCTCGACGACAAATCCCTCATCCCCGCCGACGAGTTCGCCCTCAAGGTCGAGGCGGCGGTCGCGGCGCGGCGGGACGCCCTGATCGTGGCCCGCACCGACGCGATCGCCGTCGAGGGTTTCGACGCCGCGATCAGCAGGGCGAAGTCCTACCTCGCGGCCGGCGCCGACGTCCTCTTCGTCGAGGCGCCGCGGACGCTCGACCAGGTCGAGGCGATCCCGGCCGCGGTCGGGGCGCCGGTGATCTTCAACGTCGTCCCCGGTGGCAAATCGCCCGAGGTGACGCGGGAGCAGCTCGAACGGTTCGGCTACGCCGGGGCGATCCTGCCCGCGGCCACCGTCGGCGCCGCGTTCGGCGCGATGACCGAGGCGATGGCCGACATCGCGGGCGGCAGCCTCGTCTCCGGATCCGTCGCCGGGCCCCGCGTCCTGTTCGAGGCCGTCGGACTCGGCGAATGGACCGCCCGGCGCGCACGCAAGGAGCAAGCCGGTGCCTGA
- a CDS encoding 3-isopropylmalate dehydratase large subunit — translation MPDTIIEATLARAAGLPTVRPGQIVTCDVDMTVVIDVQFAHDRLADVRAVHDPDKVAVVLDHAVPAPTPRDAGHGAKARAFVAKHGIDRFFDVGRHGIVHQVIAEQGLVLPGTVVCCTDSHTCAGGALNSAARGLGPLEILQMLCTGQTWYRVPPTIRYELTGTKPAHVNGKDIFLTISGRYGDATDHALEFGGPGLASVPMSDRRTIATQGAEIGADFTLFPCDTVTEEFLADVAPGASFTRSNPDPDAVYADVRTLDLGTVEPMVALPGTVINNAVPLSGLDRTRIDQAFIGSCANGQLADLAVAAGVVEGRKVAPGVRLIVTPASQQVYLEAVQRGYVATLVEAGAVVTNSTCGACFGYHMGVLAPGEVCVTSSTRNFRGRMGSTEAAVYMASPATVAASALTGYIAGPEQVAEVAA, via the coding sequence GTGCCTGACACCATCATCGAAGCGACCCTGGCCCGCGCCGCCGGCCTCCCCACCGTCCGACCAGGACAGATCGTCACCTGCGACGTCGACATGACCGTCGTGATCGACGTCCAGTTCGCGCACGACCGCCTCGCCGACGTCCGCGCGGTGCACGACCCGGACAAGGTCGCCGTCGTCCTCGACCACGCGGTCCCGGCGCCCACGCCGCGCGACGCCGGGCACGGTGCCAAGGCGCGGGCCTTCGTCGCCAAGCACGGCATCGACCGGTTCTTCGACGTGGGGCGCCACGGCATCGTCCACCAGGTCATCGCCGAGCAGGGACTGGTGCTGCCCGGCACCGTCGTGTGCTGCACCGACTCCCACACCTGCGCCGGTGGCGCGCTGAACTCGGCCGCGCGCGGGCTGGGGCCGCTGGAGATCCTGCAGATGCTGTGCACCGGGCAGACCTGGTACCGCGTGCCGCCCACCATCCGCTACGAACTCACCGGCACGAAACCGGCGCACGTCAACGGCAAGGACATCTTCCTGACGATCTCCGGGCGCTACGGCGACGCCACCGACCACGCGCTCGAATTCGGCGGTCCCGGCCTGGCGTCCGTGCCGATGTCGGACCGCCGCACCATCGCGACCCAGGGAGCCGAGATCGGCGCCGACTTCACGCTGTTCCCGTGCGACACCGTGACCGAGGAGTTCCTGGCCGACGTGGCTCCCGGCGCTTCCTTCACCCGCAGCAACCCCGATCCGGACGCGGTCTACGCCGACGTGCGCACCCTCGACCTCGGCACCGTCGAGCCGATGGTGGCCCTGCCGGGCACCGTCATCAACAACGCGGTGCCGCTGTCCGGCCTCGACCGGACCCGCATCGACCAGGCGTTCATCGGATCCTGCGCCAACGGCCAGCTCGCCGACCTCGCCGTCGCGGCCGGCGTCGTCGAGGGCCGCAAGGTGGCGCCCGGCGTCCGGCTCATCGTCACCCCGGCCTCGCAGCAGGTCTACCTGGAAGCCGTCCAGCGCGGCTACGTCGCGACCCTCGTCGAGGCGGGCGCGGTGGTCACCAACTCCACCTGCGGCGCGTGCTTCGGCTACCACATGGGTGTGCTCGCCCCCGGCGAAGTGTGCGTCACCTCCAGCACACGCAACTTCCGCGGCCGCATGGGCAGCACCGAGGCGGCCGTCTACATGGCCTCACCGGCCACCGTCGCGGCGTCGGCCCTGACCGGCTACATCGCCGGACCCGAGCAGGTGGCGGAGGTGGCGGCATGA
- a CDS encoding LeuD/DmdB family oxidoreductase small subunit: MTSPLRVRGRAWVFGDEINTDDMYPGFAMKLPVAEAAQHMFDATRPGWPALIEAGDIVVAGRNFGLGSSRACAELFVHLGISCLVAEQYNSLFHRNALNYGLPALTVPDARVLIDEGDVLAIDAAAGLLRNETRGTEHHIQPLPAFVVELVEGGGLINRLEAAGFLDRNDATAGGKP; encoded by the coding sequence ATGACCTCACCCCTGCGGGTCCGCGGACGCGCCTGGGTCTTCGGCGACGAGATCAACACCGACGACATGTACCCGGGCTTCGCGATGAAGCTGCCCGTCGCCGAAGCGGCGCAGCACATGTTCGACGCGACCCGGCCCGGCTGGCCCGCGCTCATCGAGGCGGGCGACATCGTGGTCGCGGGACGCAACTTCGGCCTCGGATCGAGCCGCGCGTGCGCCGAACTGTTCGTCCACCTGGGAATCTCGTGCCTCGTGGCCGAGCAGTACAACTCCCTGTTCCACCGCAACGCGCTGAACTACGGGCTCCCGGCCCTCACCGTGCCGGACGCGCGCGTGCTGATCGACGAGGGCGACGTCCTCGCCATCGACGCGGCGGCGGGCCTGCTGCGCAACGAGACACGAGGGACCGAGCACCACATCCAACCCCTGCCCGCCTTCGTCGTCGAACTCGTCGAAGGTGGCGGGCTGATCAACCGCCTGGAAGCCGCGGGCTTCCTGGATCGCAACGACGCGACCGCAGGAGGAAAACCATGA
- a CDS encoding ABC transporter substrate-binding protein has translation MRSRRALIAGAATAALVLSACGGGGDAEGVTSFDIAVSNASEPYSIPWLVGKDQGLFERRGVTIGEIVPGKGGGTTVRNMLSGDLPIADVGFTSVLESSEAGTPVTVVGGATQSVYGLDFYTLDSNAGVRTINDVRNWAYTNPQSVTQALSYILPRVAGATQEIERTSSGGLGEGVALLEAGSVDVAVVPPSVVAKTDKFRVVVSSADYLKKFQQSVITTTPEFAERNPDTVKAVLAGYQDAVEFIRANPQKAAELYADYIDIDVAAATTIVNKTLQYDNWSAGFDAEAIEQAVEAQRLAMDRADLPFCELFRKTYLPANVPATLPAECGAAQ, from the coding sequence ATGAGGAGCAGGAGAGCTCTGATCGCCGGAGCGGCCACCGCCGCCCTGGTACTGAGCGCGTGTGGCGGCGGAGGTGACGCGGAGGGGGTGACCTCGTTCGACATCGCGGTCAGCAACGCCTCCGAGCCGTACTCGATCCCCTGGCTGGTCGGCAAGGACCAGGGGTTGTTCGAGCGGCGCGGCGTGACGATCGGCGAGATCGTGCCGGGCAAGGGCGGCGGGACGACCGTCCGCAACATGCTCAGCGGCGATCTGCCCATCGCCGACGTCGGGTTCACCTCGGTGCTGGAGTCCAGCGAGGCGGGCACGCCCGTCACGGTCGTGGGCGGCGCCACCCAGAGCGTCTACGGGCTCGACTTCTACACCTTGGACAGCAACGCTGGCGTGCGGACCATCAACGACGTCCGCAACTGGGCCTACACCAACCCGCAGTCGGTCACCCAGGCCCTGTCCTACATCCTGCCCCGGGTCGCGGGCGCCACCCAGGAGATCGAGCGGACCTCCTCCGGCGGGCTCGGCGAAGGGGTCGCGCTGCTGGAGGCGGGTTCCGTCGACGTCGCGGTCGTGCCGCCGTCGGTGGTGGCCAAGACGGACAAGTTCCGTGTCGTCGTCTCCAGCGCGGACTACCTCAAGAAGTTCCAGCAGAGCGTCATCACCACGACCCCCGAGTTCGCCGAGCGCAATCCGGACACGGTGAAGGCCGTGCTCGCCGGATACCAGGACGCCGTGGAGTTCATCCGCGCGAATCCGCAGAAGGCCGCGGAGCTCTACGCCGACTACATCGACATCGACGTCGCCGCCGCGACCACGATCGTCAACAAGACGCTGCAGTACGACAACTGGAGCGCCGGCTTCGACGCCGAAGCCATCGAGCAGGCCGTCGAGGCCCAGCGCCTCGCCATGGACCGCGCCGACCTCCCGTTCTGCGAGCTGTTCCGCAAGACCTACCTGCCCGCGAACGTCCCCGCCACGCTCCCGGCCGAATGCGGGGCAGCGCAGTGA
- a CDS encoding ABC transporter ATP-binding protein, which produces MTTQTQEQHGAASTTSTPIVRVEGVEQHFGPVHALGPVDLTIGRGEFVSIVGPSGCGKSTLLEIIGALQDPARGSVEVDGAPLTGPRRRTAIVFQESATLPWRTVVDNVAFALEVRGVGRKERRARARELVELVGLGGFEDHYPAQLSGGMRQRVAMARAMSTGPDLILADEPFGALDEQTRMLMAEELLRVVESIGCGVLFITHSIQEAVLLSDRVLVMGRRPGTFLDEVVIDLPRPRVHAVLSEPAAAAAQERIWTQIRNEAEVAMRSER; this is translated from the coding sequence GTGACCACGCAGACGCAGGAGCAGCACGGCGCCGCGTCCACCACGTCCACACCGATCGTGCGCGTGGAAGGCGTGGAGCAGCACTTCGGCCCGGTGCACGCGCTCGGGCCCGTCGACCTGACGATCGGCCGCGGCGAGTTCGTGTCGATCGTCGGGCCCAGCGGGTGCGGCAAATCGACCCTGCTCGAAATCATCGGAGCACTGCAGGACCCCGCCCGCGGCTCCGTCGAGGTCGACGGCGCCCCGCTCACCGGCCCGCGCCGCCGCACGGCGATCGTCTTCCAGGAGTCCGCGACCCTGCCGTGGCGCACGGTCGTCGACAACGTCGCCTTCGCGCTCGAAGTGCGCGGCGTCGGCCGGAAGGAACGGCGGGCCCGCGCCAGGGAACTCGTCGAGCTCGTCGGGCTCGGCGGCTTCGAGGACCACTACCCGGCGCAGCTGTCCGGGGGCATGCGGCAGCGCGTCGCCATGGCCCGCGCGATGTCCACCGGCCCCGACCTCATCCTCGCCGACGAGCCGTTCGGCGCGCTCGACGAGCAGACCCGCATGCTGATGGCCGAGGAACTCCTCCGCGTGGTCGAGTCCATCGGGTGCGGGGTCCTGTTCATCACCCACAGCATCCAGGAAGCGGTGCTGCTGTCGGACCGGGTGCTGGTGATGGGCCGCCGCCCGGGCACCTTCCTCGACGAGGTGGTGATCGACCTGCCACGGCCGCGCGTGCACGCCGTGCTGTCCGAACCGGCCGCGGCCGCCGCGCAGGAACGCATCTGGACGCAGATCCGCAACGAGGCCGAGGTCGCGATGAGGAGCGAGCGATGA
- a CDS encoding ABC transporter permease, with the protein MKARSSVVPSYVRPAPRRVAGLPSPMWTLVLVAGLVAALELYARSGAVSRLDLIPVSEMVVRSVELLGERDFVVDALLRSVLLICASFAASAVTGVAIAYAMARSRWVHRAVKPYVNVFYALPVFALYPVMVVMFGTGVVPIILLATLFSVVIVISHALVGFESAPPIVTKLARSLEMTRTQQLRKILLPSALPDILAGLKLGLAYAIIAVLATEFILATTGLGQVVNRAYNNFDTVDMYAGIVFVSVFALLANLALGAALSAFDWRRR; encoded by the coding sequence ATGAAGGCGCGCTCGTCCGTCGTGCCGTCCTACGTGCGCCCGGCGCCGCGCCGCGTGGCCGGGCTGCCGTCTCCGATGTGGACGCTCGTCCTGGTCGCCGGGCTCGTGGCCGCGCTGGAGCTGTACGCGCGCTCGGGCGCGGTGTCGCGGCTGGACCTCATCCCGGTCAGCGAGATGGTCGTCCGGTCGGTCGAGCTGCTGGGTGAGCGCGACTTCGTGGTCGACGCGTTGCTGCGCAGTGTCCTGCTGATCTGCGCGAGCTTCGCCGCCTCGGCGGTCACCGGGGTGGCGATCGCCTACGCCATGGCCCGCTCCCGCTGGGTGCACCGGGCCGTCAAGCCCTACGTCAACGTCTTCTACGCGCTGCCGGTCTTCGCGCTCTACCCGGTGATGGTGGTGATGTTCGGGACCGGTGTCGTGCCCATCATCCTGCTCGCCACGCTGTTCAGCGTCGTGATCGTCATCTCCCACGCGCTGGTCGGGTTCGAATCGGCTCCGCCGATCGTCACCAAGCTCGCCCGGTCGCTGGAGATGACCCGAACGCAGCAGCTGCGCAAGATCCTGCTGCCCTCGGCGTTGCCGGACATCCTCGCGGGCCTGAAACTGGGCCTGGCCTACGCGATCATCGCGGTGCTGGCGACGGAGTTCATTCTCGCCACCACCGGGCTCGGGCAGGTGGTCAACCGCGCCTACAACAACTTCGACACCGTCGACATGTACGCCGGGATCGTGTTCGTCAGCGTTTTCGCGCTGCTGGCCAACCTCGCGCTCGGCGCCGCGCTGAGCGCGTTCGACTGGAGGCGGCGATGA
- a CDS encoding ABC transporter permease, translated as MSARRGTAWIPPLVLAAALVVVWAVTAALADSAVYPGPGEAMASLWSDLGDPRFLGSVADTARVLLLSYVAAIAVGAVTGMVLGLSAFWSRAVLPVVYALNSVPKIVLYPVFLLMLGIGDLSRGAFAFVSGVLPMFLIMVEATAGVSRLHLKMSAALGLSRWSLLRRIVVPGVLPSLASGMRLCFGLTLIGLLLAEMFSGSSGLGYELLRNLSLARVENIIGQVVLTGVLALLPTLALQQLESRIRNRYEVAT; from the coding sequence ATGAGCGCCCGCCGCGGTACCGCCTGGATCCCGCCACTGGTGCTCGCCGCCGCGCTCGTGGTCGTGTGGGCGGTGACGGCGGCGCTGGCCGACAGCGCCGTCTACCCCGGGCCCGGCGAGGCCATGGCGAGCCTGTGGTCGGACCTGGGCGATCCCCGGTTCCTCGGCAGCGTCGCCGACACCGCCCGCGTGCTGCTGCTCTCCTACGTCGCGGCGATCGCCGTGGGTGCCGTCACCGGCATGGTGCTCGGGCTCAGCGCGTTCTGGTCGCGCGCGGTCCTGCCGGTGGTGTACGCGCTCAACAGCGTCCCGAAGATCGTGCTGTACCCGGTTTTCCTGCTGATGCTGGGAATCGGGGACCTGAGCCGGGGAGCGTTCGCGTTCGTGTCGGGCGTGCTGCCGATGTTCCTGATCATGGTGGAGGCCACGGCGGGGGTGAGCCGCCTGCACCTGAAGATGTCGGCCGCGCTCGGCCTGTCGCGGTGGTCGCTGCTGCGGCGGATCGTGGTGCCCGGCGTCCTGCCCTCGCTGGCCTCGGGGATGCGGTTGTGCTTCGGTCTCACCCTGATCGGCCTGCTGCTCGCCGAAATGTTCTCCGGATCCTCCGGTCTGGGCTACGAGCTGCTGCGCAACCTCTCGCTCGCACGGGTGGAGAACATCATCGGCCAGGTCGTGCTCACCGGTGTCCTCGCGCTCCTGCCGACACTGGCACTGCAACAGCTGGAATCCCGCATCCGCAACCGTTACGAGGTGGCCACGTGA
- a CDS encoding MmgE/PrpD family protein, which produces MSPTDPDGVTGRLATWIAGLRHDDIPETVRERARHLLLDGLVCALVGARLPWSERAVDAVLALEGTGDVPLLGWGRTTSAPAACLLGGTFIQGFELDDYHVRAPLHSNSLVVPSAVSTAATLDRPVSGQDLLTALIAGYEVGPRVGLALHGAEMLSRGWHSGSVFGTHASAATSAWLRRLDAARVEDALGLAATQSSGLMAAQYEAMSKRMHHGFASRNGLYAAALAEAGYTGIKRVYEREYGGFLATFGEGHDPRPELITAGLGQEWVLTDTGVKAYAAMAATHASIDCALKARSRGITAGDVESISVEVSHAAYHHGWWKPEPPLETIGAQMNIGYAVAVALLDGQVLAEQFTRDRIAADDVWSLLRRTEVHHCPDFDRRPEDRYRTRMRLTRRDGDPVEIEVDGPLGGPSRPLPNAEVVAKARRLAGSMGITERWARIEQIVLDLDTVPDTSVLVGELAAEVPALPVTL; this is translated from the coding sequence GTGAGCCCGACCGACCCCGACGGCGTGACCGGACGTCTGGCGACCTGGATCGCCGGCCTCCGCCACGACGACATCCCGGAAACCGTGCGTGAACGAGCGCGGCACCTCCTGCTCGACGGGCTGGTGTGCGCGCTGGTCGGCGCCCGCCTGCCGTGGTCGGAGCGGGCCGTGGACGCCGTGCTCGCGCTCGAAGGCACCGGCGACGTGCCGCTGCTGGGCTGGGGCCGCACCACCTCCGCGCCCGCGGCGTGCCTGCTGGGCGGCACCTTCATCCAGGGCTTCGAACTGGACGACTACCACGTGCGCGCGCCGCTGCACAGCAACTCGCTGGTCGTGCCGAGCGCGGTCAGCACCGCCGCGACGCTGGACCGTCCGGTGTCGGGGCAGGACCTGCTCACGGCGCTGATCGCGGGGTACGAGGTCGGCCCGCGGGTGGGGCTGGCGCTGCACGGCGCCGAAATGCTCTCCCGCGGCTGGCACTCCGGCTCGGTGTTCGGCACCCACGCGAGCGCGGCGACCTCGGCGTGGCTGCGCCGGCTCGACGCGGCACGCGTCGAAGACGCGCTCGGGCTGGCCGCGACCCAGTCGTCCGGGCTGATGGCGGCCCAGTACGAGGCGATGTCCAAGCGCATGCACCACGGCTTCGCCTCCCGCAACGGCCTCTACGCCGCGGCACTCGCCGAGGCGGGCTACACCGGGATCAAGCGCGTGTACGAGCGCGAATACGGCGGATTCCTCGCCACCTTCGGCGAGGGACACGACCCGCGCCCGGAGCTGATCACCGCCGGGCTCGGGCAGGAGTGGGTGCTCACCGACACCGGCGTGAAGGCCTACGCCGCAATGGCCGCCACCCACGCCTCCATCGACTGCGCACTGAAAGCCCGCTCGCGCGGCATCACCGCCGGGGACGTCGAGTCGATCTCGGTCGAGGTGTCGCACGCCGCCTACCACCACGGCTGGTGGAAGCCCGAGCCGCCGCTGGAGACGATCGGCGCCCAGATGAACATCGGCTACGCCGTCGCGGTGGCCCTGCTCGATGGCCAGGTCCTCGCCGAGCAGTTCACCCGTGACCGGATCGCCGCCGACGACGTGTGGTCGCTGCTGCGCCGCACCGAGGTCCACCACTGCCCGGACTTCGACCGCCGTCCCGAGGACCGGTACCGCACCCGCATGCGGCTGACCCGGCGCGACGGCGATCCGGTGGAGATCGAAGTGGACGGTCCCCTGGGCGGTCCGTCGCGTCCGCTGCCGAACGCGGAGGTGGTGGCCAAGGCGCGCCGCCTCGCCGGATCGATGGGCATCACCGAACGCTGGGCGCGCATCGAGCAGATCGTGCTGGATCTGGACACCGTGCCGGACACCTCCGTGCTGGTCGGCGAACTCGCGGCGGAGGTCCCCGCGCTTCCCGTGACGCTCTGA
- a CDS encoding long-chain-fatty-acid--CoA ligase, whose amino-acid sequence MTNLAALLDATAAKYPGRTAVVCGDARLSYAQLDGAANQVAHLLVRHGVRPGDKVALSCPNLPYFTTVYFGILRAGATVVPLNVLLKPGEIAYHLGDSGAVAYFAFEGTADLPIGEWAAEAAGQTGCSLFVLPAAGEPPWADQPAGFDTVDADDDDTAVILYTSGTTGRPKGAELRHRNMRDNALAGTDLFAADVENPDTYLCTLPLFHSFGQTVVQNGPVAFGGTIVMLPRFDARAALTLMLREGVTFFAGVPTMYWSLLGALDDDIDVTRLAAGLRMAVAGGSALPGEVHRDFRERFGVTILEGYGLSETSPVASFSVYGQEPRVGSIGVPIPGVEMKLINDDWSDASGEIGEIAIKGHNVMKGYHGRPEATAEAIRDGWFRSGDLARRDADGFYFIVDRAKDLIIRGGFNVYPREIEELLMTHPAVSLVAVVGVPDDSHGEEIKAVVVKAADSGDVTEDDVVAWAKERLAAYKYPRRVEFRDALPMTSTGKILKREI is encoded by the coding sequence ATGACGAACCTGGCCGCCCTGCTGGACGCCACCGCCGCGAAGTACCCCGGCCGCACGGCCGTCGTGTGCGGTGACGCCCGGCTGTCCTACGCCCAGCTCGACGGCGCCGCGAACCAGGTCGCCCACCTCCTGGTACGGCACGGCGTGCGCCCGGGCGACAAGGTCGCGTTGTCGTGCCCGAACCTGCCGTACTTCACGACCGTCTACTTCGGAATCCTGCGGGCGGGCGCCACGGTCGTGCCGCTCAACGTGCTGCTCAAGCCGGGCGAGATCGCCTACCACCTCGGCGATTCCGGCGCGGTCGCGTATTTCGCGTTCGAGGGTACGGCCGACCTCCCGATCGGCGAGTGGGCGGCGGAGGCCGCCGGGCAGACCGGCTGCTCGCTGTTCGTCCTCCCGGCCGCGGGCGAGCCGCCGTGGGCGGACCAGCCCGCCGGGTTCGACACGGTGGATGCCGATGACGACGACACCGCGGTGATCCTCTACACCTCGGGCACCACCGGCCGGCCCAAGGGCGCGGAACTGCGGCACCGCAACATGCGCGACAACGCGCTCGCCGGAACGGACCTGTTCGCCGCCGACGTGGAGAACCCCGACACGTACCTGTGCACGCTGCCGTTGTTCCACTCGTTCGGGCAGACCGTCGTCCAGAACGGCCCGGTCGCCTTCGGCGGCACCATCGTCATGCTGCCGCGGTTCGACGCGCGAGCGGCGCTCACCCTGATGCTCCGGGAAGGCGTGACCTTCTTCGCCGGTGTGCCGACCATGTACTGGAGCCTGCTGGGCGCACTGGACGACGACATCGACGTGACGAGGCTGGCGGCCGGACTGCGGATGGCGGTGGCGGGCGGCTCGGCGCTGCCGGGCGAGGTGCACCGGGACTTCCGGGAGCGGTTCGGTGTGACGATCCTCGAAGGCTACGGCCTGTCGGAGACGTCTCCGGTGGCGTCGTTCTCGGTGTACGGGCAGGAACCCCGCGTCGGATCGATCGGGGTGCCCATCCCCGGCGTCGAAATGAAGCTGATCAACGACGACTGGTCCGACGCCTCCGGTGAGATCGGCGAGATCGCGATCAAGGGTCACAACGTCATGAAGGGCTACCACGGCAGGCCCGAAGCGACGGCCGAGGCGATCAGGGACGGCTGGTTCCGCTCCGGCGACCTCGCCCGCAGGGACGCCGACGGCTTCTACTTCATCGTCGACCGTGCCAAGGACCTGATCATCCGCGGCGGGTTCAACGTGTACCCGCGCGAAATCGAGGAACTGCTGATGACCCACCCGGCGGTCTCGCTGGTCGCGGTGGTCGGTGTCCCGGACGATTCCCACGGCGAAGAGATCAAGGCGGTGGTCGTGAAGGCGGCGGATTCCGGCGATGTCACCGAGGACGACGTCGTGGCCTGGGCGAAGGAGCGGCTGGCGGCCTACAAGTACCCCCGCCGCGTCGAGTTCCGCGACGCCTTGCCGATGACCTCGACCGGCAAGATCCTCAAGCGGGAGATCTGA
- a CDS encoding MmgE/PrpD family protein, with translation MTTHPAATKALARFAAESGVDSSVTSGLPALFLDHIGIAAFAAAEAESSPAVRAAVDRLDPHGGDATVIGVARRYSPPYAAFLNGVHAHSLDMDDTNRAQTGHPGVAIFPAATADAERLDVDGRTFLDAVAVGYEVCCRIGASLTARSYERGFHITAVSGVFGAVAAVARLRGFDANTTASAFGLALSRAAGSMQYLANGAWNKRLHPGFLAHDALTCAALAETGAVGAAEALEGRYGLLNGYTEEARPDALTDGLGTDWLLLGTAVKPYPSCRLTHGAVDAALALRGTVPEPGRTALLVGIPAAAMPIIGEPGAAKRRPQSVVDAQFSVHFQVACAWLDGRVDWASYQRLTDPDVIAMMDRITVTADESVPNGGGVLTVGPGVSRAVPVPLGEPENRIGDDALRAKFASLAGRVFDDGQVAGIADGVLGLTPESSVRALVRTLAAA, from the coding sequence ATGACCACGCATCCGGCCGCGACCAAGGCGCTCGCGCGGTTCGCTGCCGAGTCCGGTGTGGACTCCTCGGTCACCTCCGGTCTGCCCGCCCTGTTCCTCGACCACATTGGGATCGCGGCCTTCGCGGCGGCGGAGGCCGAGAGCAGTCCGGCGGTGCGCGCCGCCGTCGACCGGCTCGATCCGCACGGTGGCGACGCCACGGTGATCGGCGTGGCCCGCCGGTACAGCCCGCCCTACGCGGCGTTCCTCAACGGCGTCCACGCCCACTCCCTGGACATGGACGACACCAACCGGGCGCAGACCGGGCATCCCGGCGTCGCGATCTTCCCCGCGGCCACCGCCGACGCGGAACGGCTCGACGTGGACGGCCGCACGTTCCTCGACGCGGTCGCCGTCGGGTACGAGGTGTGCTGCCGGATCGGTGCGTCGCTGACGGCGCGCAGCTACGAGCGTGGCTTCCACATCACGGCCGTGTCCGGCGTATTCGGTGCGGTGGCGGCCGTGGCGCGGCTGCGCGGGTTCGACGCGAACACCACGGCTTCGGCCTTCGGTCTCGCGTTGAGCAGGGCGGCGGGCAGCATGCAGTACCTGGCCAACGGGGCGTGGAACAAACGCCTGCACCCCGGCTTTCTCGCCCACGACGCGCTGACCTGCGCGGCACTGGCGGAGACGGGTGCGGTGGGAGCGGCCGAAGCGCTCGAAGGGCGGTACGGCCTGCTCAACGGGTACACGGAGGAAGCGCGGCCCGACGCGCTCACCGACGGCCTCGGGACGGACTGGCTGCTGCTCGGCACCGCCGTCAAGCCCTACCCGTCCTGCCGCCTGACCCACGGCGCCGTCGACGCCGCGCTCGCGTTGCGCGGCACCGTCCCCGAGCCCGGGCGCACCGCACTGCTGGTGGGCATCCCGGCGGCCGCCATGCCGATCATCGGCGAGCCGGGTGCGGCGAAGCGCAGGCCGCAGAGCGTCGTGGACGCCCAGTTCAGCGTGCACTTCCAGGTCGCGTGCGCCTGGCTGGACGGTCGTGTCGACTGGGCGAGCTACCAGCGCCTGACCGATCCGGACGTGATCGCGATGATGGACCGGATCACGGTGACGGCCGACGAGAGCGTCCCCAACGGCGGAGGCGTGCTGACCGTCGGCCCGGGCGTCTCCCGTGCGGTCCCGGTGCCGCTCGGAGAACCGGAGAACCGGATCGGCGACGACGCGCTTCGCGCCAAGTTCGCCTCGCTGGCCGGTCGCGTCTTCGACGACGGCCAGGTCGCGGGCATCGCCGACGGCGTGCTCGGCCTGACACCGGAGTCGTCGGTGCGCGCACTCGTCCGGACGCTGGCGGCGGCATGA